The nucleotide window GCTGTCCCGTCGAATTGGCGGAAAGGTATGCCGAAACAAGTCAATAGCGAGCGAAAAAGACTTCGCTTCTGTCGGAACTGTTTACTCCGTATCGTCCCTTGGCCAACCAATGCGAGTCCTCGACCGGAAACGATACTCCTACGTCTTACTGGCCCGCGACGGGGAGTGGATTCTCACGTTCTTACTCGGCGGCCCCGTCGAGCGCGACGTCTCCGTGCGATTGACGCCCGTAGAGATCACTGCAATCGAAGCCGGTGACTCGTCGGCCGCCGACCTGGTCGAGAAATTCAGCGCTGACCTATCGGCCACCGAGGACAGACAGATAACTCCCACCGTCTGGCCTGCAAAGGACGCCGAGAGTGTGTCGTAGTGCCGCAGGTCGTTCCAACAGCGCTCTTCGGTTTCGATCGAGGCGTGTCTGTCCAGCGTCAGGATGAAGTTCCTCCCTCCACAACCTGAAACTTCTCGATGTGGATCGCCGAGATGCAACGGAACACCCGCTTTCGCCCAGATTCGTCGACAGGGTCGGTTGCCGTCTCCGTGACATCGGTTGGGGTCCCGCCAGTATCAGTCGGAGTTCCCCCGTTATCGTCGTTCGAACTCAGGCACCCGGCGAAAGCTGAAAGTGAGAGTGTCGCAATGAAACTCCGTCTATATTTCATACTCTCAATAATATCAACTGTACTTTCAATCTGCCTATTTGGCACTGTCTAGTTAGTGACCTCCTCAACCGGCGTACGTCCGTTGAGCGATTGATGCGGTCGTTGAAAGTTATAGTATTGCGCAAATTGTATGAACCACTCGCGGACGCTTCCGTGACTGCCCACCCACGAATTATGGAAGCGGTCGACTCGCATTTTGAGGGTATGAAACCATTTTTCGATGAGGTTTCGCTCGACGTAGTCAAGCCGACCGCTCAATCCTAATCGAGAGAGGGCAGTCTGATAGCCATAGCCATCAACCAGAAACACAGCATCTGAGAGATCATGTTTCTCGGAAAGTCGATGGAGAAACGCAGCAGCCGGATCGGTACCATGCCGTCCAAACAACTCGACATCGAGAATCAGCTTCGTCTCGATGTCTATTGCGGCGTACAACCAAGACCACTCACCGTTGATTTTGACAGCGGTCTCATCAACCGCAACCCGCTTCGGCGTTGCCTCAGGCGGGTTGTGACCGCTGTCAGCCAGTCGATGTACCCACTGCCAAACAGCTTGATGAGAGCGTTCAACGCCGAGTATTCGAAGAATTTCTTTTGTCTCTCTAAGCGAACACCCGGTCGCGTGGAGCTGGACGGCGAACACCCTGACGGGTGTCGCCGTCCGCTCACGCTCCCAAGTTTCTTCATAATCCGTCTCAAAGCACTCGCTGAGCAGGTCTGCGAGCATCTTGACCAACTAACTCAACGACCTGCTCGTTCCTCAAACTGGCTTAACTAGACAGTGCCGCCTATTTTCTTGCAACAAATGTTCGACATGCAAACGAACTATCACCGTGAGGATGCGAATCCGGGACGGTGCGTTTCGGAAAAACCCCTGCCCGAATGTATCGTTCGGGACCGAAAGCGTGCCGTGACACCGCGAAATCGGGCACCGTCTCGCGATCCGTCTCGGTGGGAGAATACGGGGCTTCTCAGAGGTTGCTTTCGAGCAACGAGACGATTGACTCCATCCGTTTGTCGACTTTGTCCATGTTGGTGCACGGTTCTTTGTCCACCGTGAGGACTCCATCTTCGTAGCTGATGTCACCGGTCATCCCTGCTTCGTTCTTGAACACGACCGACTCGAGGTCCGCCTGGAGGGCTTCCCGCCCCAGTTCGTCGCTACAGATCGCCTCGAAGGCATCGATTGTCGGCTGGAAGTACACTTTCGTCCATCCCTCGAACCAGAGATCTTCGTTGACTCTCTCGTCGATGAGTGATTCCCACTCGATATCGAGACCGACCTGGAAACCGGCTGCGTCGTCCATCGATTCCTTTAGGGACGGCATTTCATCCTCCTTGAACTCCTTTACTTTTCGCTTATCTCCTAGATCCATTAATTTTTCACTCGGCTATAATATTTATCCTTAGTCATTTAACACTACTTATTCGAATCGTCCTTTCACCGCGAGACGCACCGCCTGACGACGGATTTGGGACACCTGTGTCGAAAGCTTCGCTATCGGGATAGACGTCAACCAGTGTTTCCAGGCGACCCAAGTACTCTTGCTGGTCCGGCTCGGGAACCGGATACGCCGACCACGGGTCAGCTGTCGGATACTTTTTGATCGGAAGAAACATCTTCAGAGTATGAACGACGAGCCCTCCGGCGGAGACGACGTGACCACTGATGAGACCGATTCCATCGTGGTCGAGACACTACTCGACGCGCTGAGCCCAGCCGAGGAACTCGGCGACGGAAGGGTCGATGAGGTCGACGACCGTCGGAGGCAGGCCGAGCAACTCGATGGACTCGTCGCCGAACGCTCACCTGACGAGGGACAGTCTCACCTCGTCGCCGTCGCATATACTGCGATGGTGGACGCTGTCGAGGCTGGTCGGTTCGAGCGTCTCGCCGTCCCCATCGACCGCCTCGCGACTCTCGTCGGAAGACACCCGTCGTCCGTGCATCTCCGAACGCTGCTGGCTAGGATTCTCGCCAAGGCAACGTGGGACGAGGGTGCGGCGGGACGGTTCGACGCGCAGGCGGCTCACCTGGGCCACCTCGAATCGCTGGCAGAGAGGGCGCCAGACGACGAGGTCACGACTGCCCTCGCACGGGCACGCTTTTTCGCCGCATATCACACGGGGGCGGCCGAACGCTTCGACGAACTCGGGACGCATATCGACCGGCTCGACTGGCTGGTCGAGGACACAGACGACGTGGGGGTACGACAGGAGTTCGCCCAGGCGTTAGTCAACGCCATGATCGACGCGGGCAAGGCCGGTCGTCTCGACGCCCTCGACGATCGATTGAGCCGCCTCGATCTCCTAGTCGCCGAGTACCCACACTCACAACTCCAGGTGTCACTCGCGAATGCCCTTGCCATCACCACGTTCCATTCCCTGGAGGCAGATCGCGTCGACGACTGTCAGACCCACCTCGACCGCCTCGACGACCTCGCCGCCAAGTACCCGAACACGGACGCCATCCAGGGCCACTGTACCAGCGCACACTGCCACGTGGTCACCTCCCAAGGCGACCAGCCTGTATGCGAGCGGTCCCTGGACCGTCTCGAAACGCTCGCGACGGACAACCCCGACACAATCCCGGTCCAGCTCAGGGTATCCCAGGCCTTCCTCGGCGCGGCACTCGCCGGCCGAAAGCTCCCCGACGGGTTCCGACCCCGTCTCGAACGGCTCGATGTCCTCCTCAGTGCCGACGGTAACTCCGATACCGACTGGCAGCAGCGACTCGCTGAGACCATCGTTTCCACCGGCCTGGGGCCCGTGGACAGCGCTCGACTCGGCGACAGCCTAGAGGCACTGCTCGACAGTCTAGACTCCCTCGTCGCGGACCACCCTGACGACGACCTGCTTCGTCTCGTGTTCGCCCGGGCGCTCCAGTGGACCACGGCTGCCAAGTGTAAGGCGGGACAGTTCAACGCAACGGAGGCGTCGATCGATCGTCTGGAGCGGCTGGCAACCGAGACACCAGACTCCGACCCGGTCCGCCACGTGTTCGCCCGGACCAGCGTCAACGCAGGTATCGACGCGGCGAGGCCGGACGACTCGACATCCTCGAATCCCACATCCACCGGCTCGCGCGCCTGGTGGCTGACCATTCGGACCCGCACTTCCGTAGCGCCCTGGCGAAGGCCCACCCCGTCGCGACAGTACACCAAGGGCGGGCCGCCCGATTCGACCAGGTCAAGGCCCATCTCGACAGCCTAGAAGCGCTGGCGGCAGACGCTCGCCACGAGGACGAAGTCCTGACCCACTACGCCAATGCCCTGGCGGACGCCGCCCAGTACGCGGACGACGCCGGTCACAGCGAGGGCTACTGGAGCCGGTTCGACCGATTCGAGGCCCTGGCTGCGGACGCTCCCGATAGCCGCGTCCCGTTCCACCTCTCCAATGCACTCTTCGACACCAGCAGGATCCTCCTCGATCCCGTCTTCGACGAGGAATCGGACGTCCAGGTCGATTTCGGGGTGATCGAGGCTTGTCTCGACCGGCTAGACCGGCTCACCGACGACCACCCCGAGGACACCGAGATACAACTGCAATTCGCGAGGGCACTCGCGAATCGCGTGTGTGCAGCCCCCTTCGCGGACGACGGGAGTCACCTCGGCGAGACGTCCGTCCGCTTCCACCTCGACCGTCTCGACGCCTTGGCGGCCAGGTATCCGGACGCAACGTGGATCCAGTCCGAACTGGCCAGTGCCCTGTACAACGCGGCGGTTGCAGCGGCCGACGGTGATCACGTCGCGGACCGACGGTCCGCCCAAGCACGTCTCGACGCCCTGGCTACCGACTACCCCGACACCGACGATGTACAACGCATGCTCGCGAAGACCCTCTCGCTGGCTACGTTCCACGACTCCGAGGCCGGTCAGTTCGAACGGGTCGAGACACACCTCGACCGTCTCGAAACCCTCGCGTTCGACCACCCGGCCGGCGACGCGTGTCAGTCCGAACTCGCCAGTGCCCTCGCAAACGTCGCTCCCTACCAGCGTCGGGATGGGTACGTCGACGACCTCGCGGCCCGGTTCGACCGATTCGAGACGGTGTCCATCGCCCATTCCGACGTGGGGATCGCCCGGTCCCTCGCGAAGGGGCTGGTGAGCACGGTCCGGTCGCTCGTCGTCCCGGTCTATATGGACGGCAGTGACAGACGACTGGAGTACGACACCATCCAGCGGTACCTCGACCGGCTGGAGGGGCTCGCAGGTGAGTATCCTACAGACGAGGAGATTCATCGACGGCTCGCCGAAGGCCTCGTCACCGGCGTCACTGCTGCGTCCCACCTCGCACACGACGGTCGTATCGAGTCCGACGAGCACGAACGCTACCTCGATCGCCTGTCGGAACTGGCGACCGAGTTCCCAACGGACGACGGAATCACAGCGCAACTGGCGACGGCCCACCGCAGGGTCGCGCGGGACGCCGGGGGAGTCGGTACCTTCGAGACCCAACAGCGCCACCTCGACCGCCTCCACGAGTTGGCTTACGACCACCCACACAACGATGACGTGTTGTTCGAACTCGCCCAGGCGCTGGAGGACGTCGCGTCCGTCGACGGCGA belongs to Halogeometricum borinquense DSM 11551 and includes:
- a CDS encoding IS6-like element ISHbo1 family transposase, which encodes MLADLLSECFETDYEETWERERTATPVRVFAVQLHATGCSLRETKEILRILGVERSHQAVWQWVHRLADSGHNPPEATPKRVAVDETAVKINGEWSWLYAAIDIETKLILDVELFGRHGTDPAAAFLHRLSEKHDLSDAVFLVDGYGYQTALSRLGLSGRLDYVERNLIEKWFHTLKMRVDRFHNSWVGSHGSVREWFIQFAQYYNFQRPHQSLNGRTPVEEVTN